TGTCTCAGGCCTTCAGAGGTACTAACGATCATGCGTACATAATCACACACagtcctatacacacacacacacacacacacacacacacacaccttaaaataataaaacagggggctggggagatggcttagcagtcaagagcactggctgctgttctagagcaccagggttcaatccccagcatccacctggcagctcacaaatgtctgtaactccagttcctgggctcTGACACtctcacccacacatacatgcaggcaaaacaccaatgcatgaGATGAAAAACttttaatcataaaataataagtatttaAGAGAGTGAGAAAGCTGGGGGGGGGTATCATAAAAAGTGTGTACGTCACGGAGGAGGGAAGCACGCTTGCAGCCATCTTCCTCAATGCGTCATAGCAAACACTGACAGGAGATAACGGGTTGATGCGTAAGCTTTCCCATGCCTCAGTAAGAAACTGTCTGGTAGAGAGGTGTTCTGGCTGGAGATATcccagagaaaagagcctccctggaggaaatgcctccatgagatccagctgtaaggtattttctcaattattgatcaagagtgggagggccccttgtgggtggtgccatccctgggctggtagtcttgggttctataagaaagcaggctgagcaagccaggggaagcaaagcagtaagtaacatccttccatggcctctgcatcagctcttgcttcctgacctgcttgagttccagtcctgacttcctttggtgatcaacagccacgccacgtggaaagtgtaagctgaataaaccctttcctccccaacttgcttcttggtcatgatgtttgtgcaggaatcgaaaccttgactaagacaagggAACAGTGCTCCAACGGTTTCTGGAGTTTGGCAGATCCTGAGGTAAGAGTGGTCCAATACTATAATCCTGTTCAGTTCTCAGAAGTGACGTCAGTGTTAGCCTGCCAGACAAGTTAACCCCAGTGTCGGATTGACAGGTAACAAGTGTACACTCACCAGCCTGTAGGATGGTTCCTATTTTGAGTTGGATATGAAGTGCCACCTTCTTAAGTCTTAGGTTTAAAAGGCTCTCGTACCAACAGTTTGAAGGAAACGACTGGATTAACCCCTTCATTGATGGTTCTATAATATAGCGTCCTTGGGAGGCGGTACACGGGAGAAGTGCAGCCTAGTTTGAGGAAGTAGGTTACTTCAGGTGTGCCCTAAAACTTGGTTACGCTTGCCCCTGATTCCTTGTCTCTCACTGCTTACTGCATACCATTAAGTGAGTAACTCTGCCCCAGCATGCCTTTGCACCGTGTTTTTGTCTCATCACAGGCCCAGAAACAAGAGTCAGATAAGGACAGACTGCCTCAAGTCAAAATACATCCCTATGCCTTTCTCTCAGATATTTGGTCAGTCAGGAAGTGTGACTAGGAGAGCTTCCAGTCAGCCTTGCCTCTCCTAGCATTCCTGCCTTTGTGCCCTTTTCTGTGGTAGTCAACAGGACCGACCTGTATGCCTGACCGACGAGACGTTATGCAAGGGAAAGTGTGTGGCTTCCAAAGCTCGGACCTACAAGGCTCTGTAGCTTCTACCTGACTCTTGGATCGCTGATTCTGGGAAACCAGCTGCCGCGTCACGAGGACACACATTTCTACGTTAATCCAAGAGGTGAGCAACTGGGGCCTCCTGCCAGACAGCTAGAGCCAAGTTTCCAGACATGTGAATGTACTCACTCTGTTGGAAATAGATCTTCTTGCCCAGTCAGTCTTTCAGATGTCTATAGCATAGCCTATATCTGGATCATGACTGAGTGGAACCCACCCTCCCTCTCTAAAGCCGTCTACCTCAGCTGCTCCTGAGTTTCTGACTCACGGGACCCATGAGAGATGTTTGTCAGTATAAGGCCGTAAATTTAAGGACAATGTTTCCACAGAAAGAGTTAACTAATATCTTACACACTTGGTACACAGTCAATCTCTTGGCCTTCCCCTCTGCTGTGGGAAAGCAAGGTTAACAGCTACACAACCTGAAGTCTAAATGCAGGCTTTCAAGTCCTTACACAGTGGACATCCTGTGCCCACACGATCCCAGAACCACAAGCTACATGTAGCCGATGAGCATCAAGTTAGAGGTTTTGTgactcaatttttatttttaaatttttttaaagagaggctggagagatggctcagtggttaagagcactgacttgctcttccgaagatcctgagctcaaatcccaaccacatggtggctcacaaccatccgtaatgagatctgacgcccttttctggggcatctgaagacagctacggtgtacttagatataaaaattaaatcttcagactagagtgagcagagcgagcagaggtcctgaattcaaattcccagcaaccacaaggtggttcataaccatcagtacagctacagtgtactcctataaacataaatctttaaaaaaaaaaatgtaaagagccACCCTCAGTGGCTGGCGGCTGCTGTGTAAACCGAGCAGATCCAACAGACTCAGAGGGCACACAACAGGAAAAGCAGTGAGTTACCCACAGTGACTGGCGGCTGCTGTGTAAACCGAGCAGATCTAACAGACTCAGAGAGCACACAACAGGAAAAGCAGTGAGATACAAGAACCAGGACTCCCCCAAGGGACGAGAGGAGACAGAACATAGAGTCCCTAGAGAGAGATGGGACCATCTCCTGCTTCAGGGGGGCTGAGAGGGCCGAGCATCCCCACAGTGAAGGAACTGTGGTTGAGTAGAATCCAGAGGCTCACTGTATGGATTCAAATCCTACCTCCGCCACTGGTAAACTATCGATTTGGACACATTCTTTAACCTTTCAGATGGAGTTTTTCCATTTGTAACAACAGCTGTTTCGTGTTGCTGTGCTAACGGGTCCAAACACAAAACACCCGAAACACCGAGTTCCGGACATGTTGTAACTCCTCTGGGTGCTTCTTCCCACGGGGCAACATGGTGGTGCCAAACCCAAATCACCCAAGGTCAATGGGCCACACTGCCGAGACAAGCAAAGGTCAGGTTGGAACCTTGGTGACAGGCTCTTTACTGCTTATGAGACTCAGTATGACCAAGTGTGACAACTACAGCCCAGCCCACAGAGACTAGCCAGATGACATGGAAATATGCAGAAACTGTCACAGAAAAGCCACTCTGGGGCTGTTTCCTCTTAGCCACTTCTCCTCCTTGTAGTACAGACTTGACAGTTGACAAAGTCTGTTTGTCTTCAAACTCTAAGGCTTTTATGAGAAGTACCGCGATTGCTACACACAGGGACTCATCTGAGGGTTATTTTTCACCATTTTGACTTATTAAATATTATGTGTGTCCACTCATGTGTAACCTCTACAGTACACTTGTGGAGGTCTGAGCATGACATGTCCAGGAATCATACTTGGGGCCTCAGGCTGATGTGACAAGTGCTCATAGACTCTGAGTCAATCAAAGGCCTGagggattcttgtgtttgtttttaaacctagttttaattaaaatgggGAGAGACGGGCTGTGCTGTCCAGACCATTAGGAGCATTTTCTGGCACCTTCCCCACCTCCAAAACCCTCCTGTGCCCATGTCTGGCCTCCCAAAAGGTCTCTCTGGCTTCACTGAGTGTAAAGGATACAGAACGGATGGCTTgtaaaaacctttaaaatggctcaatggttaagggcactggctgctcttccagaggacctgggttcaattcccagcaaccacaaggtggctcacaaccatctataacggggtctgatgccctcttctggcatgcaggtgtacatgcaggtataccactcatacacataaaataaataaaaataaatcttaaaaaaaataaactttaaaatggcATTGGGTATGATGGCACGCGTCTTTAATCAAGGCCGAGGCAGGTCAATCTCTTGAGTTCTGGGCTcacctggtcaacagagtgagttccaggacagccatggctacacagagaaaccccatcttgaaaaaccaaaagtaaaacgaCAGGCTGACAATCTAGAAAGTACCAGgctttattatcttttttatcaaaaaaaaaaaaaaaatcagtaacagaTGACAGTGTGAATGGTACAGAAAAGGAACAGGCACCAAGGCTAAAAAAGGACCCAGCCAGCTAGGACCCTGTACAGAGGTGGTGATGGGGGCCTTACAGCCACAGCGTATGCGGTTCAGAGAGCGAATGAgctccccaccccaaacccccACAGCCCAGGCCTCTAAGCCACTAGGTCTCTCCTCTGTAAGAGGGAAGAGTCCCAGATGATAGGAGACCTTGGGGCCTCATCACCTTCCTCCTGGTCCCCTTCCCTTGCCCGGGGAGACAAGCAGAGCTGAGCAATGAACCTCGGTGCCCGGTGGATGGTGACTGAGCGTTTACATTGTGTGGCTATTGCAGCCGAGGATGATTTCCAATCATATAGTCTGAAGTGAACTGATTTAGACAGTCACACGAGGTCACTGTATTGGATAGTGCATCTAGAAAGCCTGGAGAAAGACCCAGGAACGCCTCTGCTGAGCCCCCGGCAGAAGGCACAGTGAGGGTTCGAGTCAGGTCCCCTCAACTACTCCAGCTCATTCACAAGAAGGCACCAGGAACAGGGCAAGAGCTTCCTCAGCCACAAGAAAACTCACGCAGCCACCCAGCCAACATGAGACCTGTAATATCATTCTATAgcctaaaaaaaatatatttatctattcttCTAGAACCAAGGAAGGATAATATAttacaagaacacaaacacaaatatcccACTACCCCCTACAATGTATTCTGGAATCTGCTAGAACAGTGTAGCTACTTCTTAAGATAAAGCAACTTCAGAAAGGGCCAGAGTCAAAAACAAGAGCACAGAGTATTAANNNNNNNNNNNNNNNNNNNNNNNNNNNNNNNNNNNNNNNNNNNNNNNNNNNNNNNNNNNNNNNNNNNNNNNNNNNNNNNNNNNNNNNNNNNNNNNNNNNNNNNNNNNNNNNNNNNNNNNNNNNNNNNNNNNNNNNNNNNNNNNNNNNNNNNNNNNNNNNNNNNNNNNNNNNNNNNNNNNNNNNNNNNNNNNNNNNNNNNNNNNNNNNNNNNNNNNNNNNNNNNNNNNNNNNNNNNNNNNNNNNNNNNNNNNNNNNNNNNNNNNNNNNNNNNNNNNNNNNNNNNNNNNNNNNNNNNNNNNNNNNNNNNNNNNNNNNNNNNNNNNNNNNNNNNNNNNNNNNNNNNNNNNNNNNNNNNNNNNNNNNNNNNNNNNNNNNNNNNNNNNNNNNNNNNNNNNNNNNNNNNNNNNNNNNNNNNNNNNNNNNNNNNNNNNNNNNNNNNNNNNNNNNNNNNNNNNNNNNNNNNNNNNNNNNNNNNNNNNNNNNNNNNNNNNNNNNNNNNNNNNNNNNNNNNNNNNNAGAATCAAGGCAGTAGTAGATGAGACATGTTGACTATAGGATCTAAACTGGTCCTATATTCTATTCTGGAAATTTGGAACGACAATAAAAGGCCCAATTCCAGGCTTGCCTTCAGAAAGGGCAAGTTTATCCCCATTTTTCTGCCGGAGCAactgagacacagacacacagacagacagacagtctctctctctctctctctctctctctctctctctctctctctgagacagcaCAGTAGAAGATCACATCTCTTCTGACACCAGAGAGGTGACTAGAGATGGAGATACTGACAGGTCAGTATTAAGGTGCCCGCTCTCTGCCAACACCCACCGTCCACAACCCTCCACTCCTCTTCCCATAAGTCCAAGCAGCACTCGTGGGAGGAAGCTTCATGCGTAGAACTCGTTGGTGGGGGCTTTTTTGTAGATGGGTTTCTTGCCCAAGTCGTAACTGCCTTCATCCTTCTTCTTCATGCGGTACACCAGCAGCAAGATCAGGAAGACAGCGAAGAGGATGCCTACCACGCCGCCCACGATCAGAGCTGCCGTTAAGAGAGAGTAAGAGCATGAGAGGGGTTCACTGCAACCTCCGGGTCCATGCACTCTTCAGCCTGGCCACTGCTAGTCAATCTCACCATGATCACCCCCGAAATCAAGCAAGATCACACCTCATTAGCATCGGCCTTCATGACTTCCATCTGACAGGAGATGATGAAGTAATAAGATCACAGCCAGAGTGGACCACAGGGCAACACCACCATTTCATCCTACATCTGCCGCAGCCCAAAGCTCAGGCtcattccaaacatcacatagaCTCTCCAGCAACATTAAGCCAGGACCAAGGAAAATGGCAGATTGCAGCAACTCATGCAGACATTTCCATCCTTACCATGGGGAACTCTATCCTAGGCCTATGCATCCATCCACTGACAGATACCATATTATACAAACACCCAGAACACGCTAGTGTCTACATTGTCACAGCGCAAACAATTGCCAATTCTCATGGTTTGTGTTCGCGCGTCTTAAAACAGTGGTTCCCATTGGTTTCTCCTTGAACCTCGCACCTTTCCCAGCTGCTGCATTTGATGAGGCAAGCTTCTTCGTCTCTCTCATTGCAACACAGAACAAAACCCTTTCTCTAAAATAATCTACTTCAAGTGCCCAATGAAACCTCTGGCTTTCTTGTgttccccaccacccccacctggGCCTGAGCAACAGAAAGTGCCTAACAAGTGGCCCTCGCCATCCAGTTTGGTGAAGAGCTCCTGGCTGGAGCCAGGCAATAGTATGCTCCTCCACTTGTATGAGCATCTGTGTCTATCCACCACACCAGGTGGCCTGAATGACTCATTTCTGTTTGTTAGGGTCAGGGACAGAATCCTTCCTGTGGCAGATTGAATCGCCTAATTCGGTTTTACCCAGGCTAAGAAGATTAATTTCCTAGCCCTCTACACACTACACATCTACGCAGAGAATAGAGCAGGAGAGAGCCAGAAGCAACAAGAGTTTTTCTACCAACGAACAAACAAATCAAGAACAAAAGTGCTTCGGGTACCAGAAAAATAGCGTAAAAGCTGCCTCCTGCCTGTCCCCAGCATCTTTTCCTCCCGTAACTCCACTCCCCCTTCAGGTCCTGGATCTGTACTAGGAAGCTCTGCAGGGGCAAGGACTAGCCACAGGTTCAGAAGCCAACTGTGCTGCAGATCAAACATGGAGCTAACCATGTTCTGGCTTTGAGACCTGGCTCCACACTTCAGGATACTGAAGGAGTTCCATGGGTACACAGgagccacagcacacacatcacTGAACTCCTAGGTGCTGTTTAAAAGCCACTGGAGGGGATGTTTCCAGCTGGACTCCACTGGCCAACTGGAGCCTATAGAAATGGCTCATTTCTAGGAAAGATCTTACACTGGTGTGACCACGGGGTGGAGAAGTAAAGGGATAGCCTGGTGTTAGCTCTCCTCTTGCTCCAAGAGCCAGAGCGGGGAGCTCAGTTTTCCCATGAATGAGAATGACTGGCTTAAGACTATACTTTCAGGGATCATTTCTATAATTCATTACTAGAGAAGAATGACTGGCTTTCAAAGTTTTcttgaaaagcaagcaagcaaacaaacaaacaaaggctaaTGAGCCGATCTAAATAAAGCTCCACACATGTGAATAGAACCTGTAGCCAGCAGGTCTAAACTACGCCAAGAGTGAAACTCTGCGGTTGAATCTCGACAGAACAGTTTTTTCCACATAGTTCGAAACAAGGCCTAACGGTCTCTAGGGCCCTCACCATGACAGCCACTAACACAAAAGTCTAGTGAAGGAGAAGAGGATGAATGTTGACAGACCAGAGGCAGGACCACACTGTGACCCTGTCACCAGGTGTGCAAGACAGGGCCAGTGAGATCCTGAAATGACAGTGACATATGGGCACAGGGCACTGTATTTACACCTCAGCCTCCTCTGGCCCAGCTGGTTCCCAGGAGACAGGAAATGCCTAGCAAGGGCCTGCAACACCAACACCTCTGAATCAGCCAGTCTCCCTGAACCCCGCCTGCCTAACTGGAAAGTTTGCTCCTTTCTGATATGGAGATGCCCCGCCCTCATCTTGAGCTGCCAGAAGAGAGGGGcacaaccccccccacacacacacacactgatgtcCCTCATCCAGGCCTGACACAGCCCCTCCTCTGCAAGGCAACACGTTCGCTGACAAGGACCATATTCTAACTCTGTAACACAAAAGCATCCCACGTCCTAACTAAGGGACAAAGAGAGCTCGGGTGATAAGTCAGAACGGCCCTTTACAATTTGCAAAGCGATTCTGTATTCAACCAACTCAAGGAGGCAGCATCCTTCCCATTTTACAGGAGTAAACGGAGGTAGTAGGCTGTACGAAAAGCCAAGGTCATAAGCCTATCGGGAGATAGGAGGGTGAAAGGAGAGCCAATCTAATTCCACCCGGGGCCTCAAGGCTTTCAAGGGAAATTAACCCTTAAATAATTAACTCCCGATGCCGAACTCAAGTCAGGGAAAGGGTTCCGAAAAACACCTGAGGGGCTAGAGGAAACAATTGCTTTTCTATTCTTCAGAAGCCTTTGATTTGCACTCGACTATCCTTCCCAACCACCCAGTCAGGGAGATAAAGCCCTTAGCTGTCCCAATGCAAACTGAGACTATAAGGCACGCCTGTCCGCGTCcgctccccccccaccccccgccccggaAACCTAAGAGAAAGAAGCAGCCTTACCCGCCAAGACCTCGGTTCTCTCAAAAATGTTGCTGCCCTGGGCAGTGCTGGACATGGACACTTTGTTGGAGACATCATCTCCCACGTTGGAGGGGACCCTTTTGGGAATGACCTCATTCTCTTCCAGTTCCTTGGGCTCTGAGGGGACACGGCTGCCAGGCTGGCCATTCTCCGGGATGTGGTTATCTAGGGGCAcctgaaggaggaaggagagcaaaGGGCAGTGAGCACAGCTCAAGAGGAAGCAAGGTGGAAGGGGTCCCTAGAAGAGGACAGGAGAGTCACAGATGCCTCACAGGAAGGAACACAGGTGGGGGCATGGGAGAGGGGCAGCCTTCACGCCTCAGCGGGTATGTGCTGGAGCAACCAGTACAGGTCCTGTGGCGATGCCCCTCAGGGAGGCAACGCCGCTGCAGCTGCTATGAGTGTGTGTCAAGTGCATTGGAGGGTTTTACTCTTAGGGTTCCAAAATGTATTGATGACCATTTTGTCAAGGAGAGGAACAGAGCGCAGCTGTAAAAATGACACAGGGGTTAGGTGATGCAGGAAAACAGGACCACTTCGAGGGCTCAGAGTTTCACAATTCGTCTGGAAAACAGTGCTGGCGAACAGCCGCAAATGGACAAGAGGCTGGGCTCGGCTGTGATCATCTTGTCCAAGGAGAGGGCACGCCCTGTCCATGCCTGTCCCAAGGGAGCCTGGCACGCCAATAAAAAGCCTTCTTAGAAGCcggagtcagatcccattatgcaCTCACGGGGTTGTATTTTCTGTCACTCTCAGGAGCACaaaagcaagagggagaaaggggcagtggggggtggggggagggcactCACCAAGGGCTGAATCACttcgtggggggtggggggagggcactCACCAAGGGCTGAATCACTTCGGGGAAGGACTTGGGCTCCTCCGTGTCATCTGCAAGGTTAGAAGAAACAGCTGTGTGAACACAAGGTCCGTCATGTCCCAGAACCGACTCCCTCGGCTGTGGCTAGTGGAGATGTACCCCGGTAATGCACAAAGCTGTCCCATGCCTCCTGAACTCTAAACCCTTATGGGTAAAGAAACGGCAGTCTGGAAGATGGCTAGAAAGGCAAAATGCCCCTGGACGaagtagcacacatctgtaatccagaagcgagttcaagaccagcctgagccacaCGGGGAAGAACTGGTCTCAAACATTAAAGTTAGAGAGCAAGGTTAGTCAGTGGTAGATCAAGGCCCTAGGCTTAATCTCTATCAGGAAGGATAGCGCCACTTTAACTGAAATTTACATCTGAACAAGCTCCCCAAGGAATTTACTTTTGGGAAGGAAACAGTTAACTGTAATGCTAAACACCGCACATTGGTGAACATAAAATTAACCACAGGAGGCAAAGAGTTAGCTTGCCTCTTGGCTGCAACCCTTTGtagactgtcctggaacataaataaatgtacaccATGGTATACTCAGTGTACACAGTATACAAAATTTACTTATAAAAATACTGAGTGCATGGTAAGTGCTCAGACTGGAACTCAGTTCAGTCCACAACGGATTCACAGTCCTCCCGACACTCATTTTACGTAGTAAGAACCAACGCTCGCCGGGatgtgatggcgcacgcctttaatcctagcacttgggaggcagaggcaggcggatttctgagttcgaggccagcctggtctacagtgtgagttccaggacagccagggctacagagaaactctgtctcgaaaaaccaaaaccaaaaaaaaaaaaaagaagaagaaccaaTGCTCAAAGTAGAAGACAACGCTGGAATTCTGGactgtgcaaaggccctgaagGGGGGCACTTAACAGCTGTCTGATCCAGAGGCCACCAGTCAAAGCCCAAGAAAGCCCCAATATCTGGTCACACCCCAAGAAACCGCCCTCCCTCCGCCTCATCTGAAGCAGGGGCTTGTTTCCGGCTCCCCTCTCCATATCTCAGCCCACACACAACgcctcccactccacccccaacTTTTGAGCCAGTACTTTTCCTTTCCTgcggttgggggtgggggagcggAAAACACTCTGGGCCCTTCCCCACGCTCCCTCTACCCTCCACCAgagggaggagcctagtggaCAGGTTCAGGCTAGCGCCTGCAAACTCCGAATGGAATGAATTCAAAGTTGTTTACAACTCACCCCAGAGACCCTGGGGGTGGGAAAATGTTACTTTTGTTTCCCCTTTTGAAGTGGAGAGGGGAGCGCTGTAGGAAAATCTCTACTCAAATCCACCTCTCCCACACGGGGCAGCCACGATTCCCTGCAGCCCAGGGCCCCCAGCCTGCCCAAGCACACCCCCATACCCAGATCTCCGGAACCAGAGAGCTCAAAGTCATCGGAGTCCTGTTCGAGGCCCCCTGCATCTTCATCATCCGGGAGAGCTCCAGAGAAGTACCTGCCTTCCAGGAGGTCCTGCGGGTCTATGACCTCAGTCTCTCGAATCTAGAAAGAGAGGTGGTTACCGACACGATCCAAAAggcccatcttcctcctccctctggaTGCTCTTGGAGGCCGAGTGCCCCAGAACCAAAGTGAATCAGGATTATAGGACCAAATCAGAAGCCTTGGGTCCTGTCCCCCATCTACTGTGTAACCCTATACAAGTCTCTTCACCATTCTgggttaataaaaatatttcaagtggTAACAAATAAGTTATTAATATTTCTAGGTATCATTTACTGAGCCACCTATGATATCTCAGGCTGCTTCTAATAGCAGTTGTTAATTCATTTTACAAGTAAGACCCAGCACAAAAGGCTATATAAGTCATTCTCTTCTGGTGGTACAAGTGgcaagcagcaggcaggcagaagtgCATGACAGGCCACCGGACTTCAGGACCAGAGGTTCCCATGCACACAGGCAGGCCCCAGCTGGGGTCCTAGGACGGAAGGCAGCTGATTTCCAGATGGAAGGCAGGTAGGCTACTGGCTCTGGGCCTGCCCTGCTGGGAACATGTCCCAACTGAGTCAGATTGGACTGAAACAGGCAGGACAGGTTCACTCACACGCACCACACGACAGCCACAGCGCTCAGACTGGGTGACTCAACGGCACACTCCAGAATTCACGGACTTCTCTGAAATGGCTAGTCTTCTGGTACAGGGCACATAGATCCTTGCTCTCACAGACCACGTCACTCAGGTCTCATCCCAAGGAGACCCATAGCCTGTGGTCAATTCTCAACaaacagcttttaaaagaaaactatccatgaagcccccccccaaaaaaaaacaccacttatttttgccccctcccccaccctgcctcctAGTCCAGCTTTAGGGCCCTAGGGTGCTCTAAGGTGCCCACTGCCCTTCCGCTAGTCTCTGGACTCAGGCTTGCTCTTGTAAACAACCAGGTGCAAGGGTCACTCTTTTCAGGCCTTCCCTCCCCCCGGTCCCCAGGACTACAGAGGATGAAGCCCTGCTTAGAAATTCAACTATGAACTAGACATTCAGACATTTCACAGAATTCTTAAAGAGAATTCAAACCAGAAACAAGGTAGTGACTACCCTAACACCATATAAAACTCAGGGTAGAAAGTGGCCAGGGTTACGTCTGCCAGCCCCAGGATGTCCTTCACCCAACCGAGATCACAGTGACATGGTGGAGACAAGCAGCAGGAATGTCCATGTATCCCTGAGACTTTGAGACTGAGTGGCAGGAGCGAGCGGTCAGGAGAGAAGCTTAGGGAAAAGGCTTCCTCCTCCACTCTCTCTCCCACAAGCTTCCGGGGAGAGGAGGCAAGGAGGCAAGAGCTGACTGTGCCCTCTGCCCACCCCCTTGCTCAGGAAACTAGATTCTGGGAAAGGAGCTGGGAGGAAGTCAGCAGGCaggcatctctctctcccccagggcAGGGAAATCAATGCAGAGTGCTTGGTACATGTGGGAGTGGGGAGCCAGCAGGGGTTAAGCCCGGCTTTCAGATGACTTCACGACTCCGGAATCAATCGGGAGCTGTGGAGCTGCTGGGACTGGAATTCCAGCCCCCGCACAGGGCCCGTGCCGGGTGGCTTTGGCTTGGCAGCACAGCAAGAGGGCTTCTCCGTGGTTGTACCAAGTGCCCTAGACGGCAGGCATGATCCCAACCCCCAACGCCTCGCTACAAAATTCCCTAGGGTTCAAAATCCACAACAGCAAAGCCTCCATGGCTTACAGTGTGCCAGGCCTTAACGTGCACGCACTGGGGATGACGCAGACCCTCCTGGCAAGGGTGGAAACCACAGCTCAAAAAGGCAACTCATTTCTTCTAAGGTCACAGAAGCAGAAGTGACCAACAAGCCCAGCAGCCGGGCATGAGATCACCTGCCTGGGCTTCTAGCCACAGACACAACATAGGAACACCATTTCTGCTTAGGGCTACCAGCCAGCCCTGGGCTAGACAGGAACCCGA
The nucleotide sequence above comes from Mastomys coucha isolate ucsf_1 unplaced genomic scaffold, UCSF_Mcou_1 pScaffold15, whole genome shotgun sequence. Encoded proteins:
- the Sdc4 gene encoding syndecan-4, with protein sequence MAPACLLAPLLFLLLGGFPAVPGESIRETEVIDPQDLLEGRYFSGALPDDEDAGGLEQDSDDFELSGSGDLDDTEEPKSFPEVIQPLVPLDNHIPENGQPGSRVPSEPKELEENEVIPKRVPSNVGDDVSNKVSMSSTAQGSNIFERTEVLAALIVGGVVGILFAVFLILLLVYRMKKKDEGSYDLGKKPIYKKAPTNEFYA